The window TGTTTGATCGATCTTTGGCTCGAAATCTAACTTGAGTAACTGCCGAATCGCGGGTTCGGCTTCAATCATGCTTTCCGCATCATAACCTTGAGACGTTTGCTGCAAAGTTTGCCGAAATTGATAGATTGAAAATGTGCCTTCATCGTAAAAACGAGGGCTTTCTCGTACAAAGCGATCGCACTCTGTTCTTGCCGCACTCACCAAAGCGTCCGAAACCCGCTTCTCTACCCCCTTTAGCTTTTGCTCAATCCCGCCATCATTCCCCAGTAATCGATAAAGTTGACTGTAATAATCTGCACGGCGCACTCGCTCAATTAAGTATTGAAAAAAGCTAGATACTACCTGTTGTGAAGATTTCACCAAAACATCTTCTAGCTCATTAGCTAGAGAATAAAGTGCTTCTACTAACACAGCAATTAGAGGTGCTGTGGCGTTGCGAGGATGGCTGCGAGTCGCACGACTGTAAGCTTCTGCGACTGAAAACTTGTGCAGCAATTCATCGAGGCGTTGAATCATGTCGGTTTGCAGTTGCCGAAAATCTGCCTCAAATGTGGGGCAAGCGTTATTCACTGCCAGATTCATCTCCTCATCAATGTGGCGGCAAAACTCTTTTCCAACTTGCTGAAGTTCCTGATTGAGGTATTCCAATTCCTTTGCTTTCATTGCCTCAATTTCGCGAGGTTGGCTGTCCAAATTCCGGTAAACACTCAGGTAGTGCTTCTTCAATCCAATGCACAAGGGTTGTAAATCATCAGCCAAATTCGCAAATAATTGAGGGCGCTTTTCTTCCATGAGATAGCGTGTGATTGCCGAACGAAACTCTTCAATGCCACTGTCTTGAATGAGCTGTTCAATTAGAGGCGTTCCTTGTTCCGTCAGAATGCGTACATAGTTTTCATTCGGTGTTTCATAACTATTGACGGAAATTCGGAAGCGACTAGGAGACAGCTTGCCAGAGTTGGCACAGTAGCGAAGAAACTCATTGACAAATTGTGGAGTATCTTCCCCTCCAACTGTGCCTTTGACACTGTCAGCAAAGATGGAATCTAAACCAAAGCGAAATTCATTGGGAACCGCTTCGCTAACGTCTCCAGTGGTTCCTTTAATCTGACTTCCATAAAAGCCAAGTAATCCGCTGGTTTTATAAACCCTGTCAGCAGGCGTATCTCGAAACTGGGTGCTAATTAAAGAATCCAATCGTTGCCGCAGTTGGCTGTTGTACCAGGTTTCATCAACGCGATTGAAAATATAAAAGACACGATCGCGGATTCCTGGATTCCCCCGCATCTTCTCGATTAGTTCCGTTTCTTCCGTCGTCATATCGCCAGCAGACGCGGGTTTGAGTACGCATACCACTGCCGAAGTCTCCGGTGCTTCAATTTTCCGATACGTCAGTTCCGCATCTCTCTGCACTGGCGCATCAATCCCCGGTGTATCAATCAGGACGTTGCCATCTTGCAATAGGGGATGATGGCAGTAATACTCAATTCGCTTCAGAACCGCACTATTACTACCGCGACGAGCATATCCAGCCGCTTCTAGGAGATTTGAGAAGTGGAACTGCTCCATGGAGTAGGTGGCATTGTTCAGGGTGTTGATGCGATCGCGATTCTCGATAAACCCTCCCAGCAACAAATCTAGCGCCTTTGCCTGCTTTGCCCTCTCTGACTTACTCTCTCCGCCTTCCTGCTGGAGAACCAGAACACATCCCTGGCGTAGTAAATCAATCGCTTCCGGTTGATTGATATTAGCCGCCGCTAATCCCAATCGCTGACACAACGCCACCACCTGTTCCCGAATCTCCGCTTCGCTCAAAAACGTCAGCACTACTCGTTCTCGATCCGGTTCGGCATGGGCGATGTAACATTCCGTTCCCGTCGCATGTCCCTCCGCACTGTAGAGCAATTCTCGTTCTAGCAGCGCATTAATCAGCATCGATTTCCCTGCACTAAACGCACCGGCAAAGACAATCTCGAAGGTGGGTGCGATCGCCTTTCGCAAAGAAGCCTGAACCGCCGTCACATCCTCTGGCAACGCTCGTAGAGATGGCTCTTGATGCAATAGCTCTAATAAACGTTCTACCTGTTCTTGCAGATTCTGGCACTGAGGGAGTATTGGCGTCATGGTAGTAGATATCTCAAATCAATGAGTCTTTAGGCTGATCTTAGTGTTGTCATTATGTGAGGAACACCGTAGAATCCACAAAATCTAAGTCCTGTACTCAACAGGTTCTACCACAGGACTTACGCATTTTCTGGGTTAATACACCATCTTCCTAGGGGCTAAGGCATTGCCTTAGCCTCTATCTGTAGCGGATAGGGTAGCCAGTTGCATAAGTCCTGTACCAAACAACGTCAAACTTTCTATCCAAAAATCAGTCTACTGAATGTACTAAAAATTATTAATGCAGTTGTCGCGATCCACTGCTCACGGCATTGCGGAGCAAAATCAGAAGCATTCCTATACCTGTAAACACTAACGCCAAAATGTGACTTTCCCGAGAGGCGAAGGCAACGAGAACTAAGTTGGAGATTAGCGCTAAAGCCGGAATCAGATAAGGAACCTGAAAGCCATCGGTTCGGGGTTCTCGGCGTTTAATCACCAGCAGTGAAAGGTTGACCAGACAGAACATTGCAAGAATCAAGGTTGCGGTTGTTCCAGCTAGGAATTGAAGTGTACCTGAAAGCGCGAGAAAGATAGCGATCGGCAGAATGATCAGCAGCGTTCGATAGGGAGTTGCTCGCCGTGGATGTAATTTTCCTAACCAAGCTGGAAGCAGCCCTTCTCTGGACATCCCAAAGAGCAGTCGCGATGCTGTGACAAAATTCAGCAAAGCCGTATTTAGAACGGCGAACAGGGCGATGAGTGAAAAGACGACGGCTGGAAAATTTGGCTGCGATCGCCGAACCACATCGAGAAGAGGAGCGTTCGAGGCGGAGAGCGCTGCCGGACTTAGTACGTTAGTGGCAAGCCAAGACACGAGAACATAAACGACACCTGCAATTCCCAGGGCAAACAGGATGGCTCTTGGAACATTGCGCTCGGGATTTTTCACTTCCTCCGCAACATTCACGATATCCTCAAAGCCAATGAAGGCGTAGAAGGCGAGTGCCGCTCCCTGCATGATCGCCGTCCAACCGATTGCTAGCGTGTTGGGTATGGGGCTTGTAACAGGATTACCCGTGCCTGCTCCGCCCCCGATTATAAAAAGAGCCGAAACTAGGATAACGATGACCAGACCTGAAACTTCGAGAGCGGTGCAAAAAATATTCAGGGCTGAGGACTCCTGCATTCCCCTAAAATTGACAAATGCAAGACCAGAAAAGAGAGCGAGGATAATCAACCAAGCTGGAATGCCTGGAGCAAAAGCGTTCAGATAGCCTGCAAACGCTTTTGAAAGAGTCGCCATCGAAACAAGGCAGGTACAAAACATCAACCAGCCTACAAGGATTGAGAGCCAATCCTTGCGAAACGCTCTGTGGATGAAAGTGGCGACTCCTCCGCTTTGCGGAACTCGACTGCCGAGTTCGGCATAACTTAAAGCTGTAAGTGCCGCAACAGTCATTGCTGTCAGGAAAGAAACCCAAACCAAAGAGCCGGAAAGTCCCGCAATTTTTCCGATCACTGCATAAATTCCGGCACCGAGAATATCACCAACCCCGTAAATCACCAGCGTAGGCAATCCAAACACTCGCTTCAGTGAATCCGCTTCCGCATTCGGTTCCATAGCATTTCTCTTGTCCTTCTATTCTCCCAATCGTGTCATCTTTCTGCTCATCAGTATAGGGGGTGGAAGCGTGATCGCACTTGCGCGGATTCGCACTCAGACCAAATATGCGATCGCGCCTGCCTGTAATCAAGTAATGGCTGAGGATGAGATATGCGTTAGCTAAAAATTCAGTTAATTTCCCAGGATTTATAGACAACCAATTTTCGTAAATCTCCTCACCAAGCTCACTCTGAAGTAATTGTAAAAGCTCAAGAGAATAGAAGCTTTTAAAAGCTTTACTCTGGGGAACGATGATGAAAAAGTCCGTTGTTGTGATCTACTGCTGGTGGTGTTTTGCAGAAGTTAAAACTGACAATCTTTGCTCGAAGATGGCATCAAGGCGGGAAAACGCTTCTTCTGTATATCGCTGAGATTCCTGAATAATGCTTTTCCAAAGGGCATTGAGAGCTTGCAGATTTGGGCAGAAGCGTATCAAGGTACTACAAGCCGCAATCCACTGTTCAAGTTTACGGTAACTGATAAAGTAGCCACCGAGTCCCTGAATATGCACCCAGAGGACGTTATGCCATTTTGCCCAGTTCAGAATGCGTTCTTGCTGGATTTTCAGGTGTTTGGCGATTTGCCGGAGGGTGATTACAAAAGTTTTAGGGTTGATGCGATGACGTAGCTGTTGCATGACTTTTAGGAAAGAAGAACCCTTCTCCAGGCTTCGTGAGCAACACCAGAGGGAGCTAGAGTATTTTTACTGCCCCTGGTGTTGGGGACTATAGAGAGCTTTGGCTGTAGCTAACTGAGTCGATTTGCCAGAATTAACTCAGCACCTGGGTTTGATGCTCCTCTTCTTTGTCATTGGGAAGGTCAAAGATAATCTCAAACTGAGCGTTTGGGATGAACCGATGCAACAGTCGTTTGTGGTCGTGGGCGTCTTGGCGGTTGCGGAAACGGGCAACGATGATGGTTCGTGCGTTTGGCAAAAGACGCGCAATTGCCCAAGGGCGATCATTAGGATTGCTTAAAAGTTTTACCATTAGTAGAGTCTCCTTGTATTAGGGAGCCAAAGCCAGCGTCTGCTTTAGGAAGGTAGGGCGCTGGCTTTAACTGTTTTTTATTGTAGCAAAATAGCAATAAAGCACAATAGCAATATAAAACTAAAAAATTTATAGCAATGAGAAAATGGAAGCGAGCCTTTATGAGCTGTAGTCTGTGTCGGAAGCTGAGAACCCAGTATTTGTTAGAGGGCGCGTTCCCGAATCCGTGAGAGCACGATTTAAGGCAACGTGTGCCTTAGAGGGACGCGATATGAGCGATGTGTTGAAGGAACTGATTGAGAAGTGGTTGGAAGAACACGAAAACCCCTCACCCGGTGGTAAGAAGGGTAAGGGGGATTAAAGGCGATCGCGACAAAGAAGCCTTAGCGAATGGAAGCAGTAGTTCTCTTTGAGTTTTTACGAGTAGCCTGAGTAGCCTTAGCTTTAGTCTGTGTGGCTGTCAGGTAGTCCCACTTTTCTACTGTTGGGGTATATAACCATTTGTCTAACTTAGCTTCATCCACATATCCTCTTAGTTCAGGATCGGGCCAAATATGAAGCCGCTCCAAACATCCTATGTCTTTTGCTGCGGCTTCAATATCCTCCCACTGTCTTTTAAACGTTTCTGCCCAGGATTGTTTGCTCATAATGGAACTGGTAAATTCTAATCCTGCTGCTAGCATCCGTTTTCCATTAGTTCCACGAGCATTGATGGGTTCCCAAAAGATTACCTCTGGATTAATACGCATTAATTTCTCCAGATACCTTTTGAAGTGATCTAAAGTCATGGTAGGAGGTGTAGGAGCCATAGCAACATACAACCGACACCCAGCTTGATGCCCTTCCTGCAAAGCTTTATAGCGTTCAGTCGGCGGAGGTGATTGAGGTTCAATTTTGCGGCTGAGGTCATCATCTAGGTATGGCAGACTCATGCCAACAATTACGTTGTCACACTTGAGAACATCAATATCATTTACCCACAATAGACCACGAGTTAGAATTCTGACTCTTTTGTTATATTTCAAGAGAACCTGAACAGCGCTACGGGTCACAGTTGCTGTCTGTTTGTTTTGGTACGGATCTGTGCCAGAACAGAGTAAAACTACTCCTCTACCTGCATCTGTTTCACGCCAAGATTTCTTACGACTTAAAACTTTTTCTAGTTTCTCAGGAATATCTTCACGAACAAAGAGATATTGTCCCCAATCCATCTGAGGATTGCTTACTCCTTTTTCCCGTAACTGTGCTTGTTTTGTGCGAATTGCTGGAGTTGAAGGTACATAACAGAAAGTACAACCATGTAGGCAGCCTGATGCTACATTAACCACATAGTCACATAAACCTTTTTTATTAAGAGCGCTCTCTTGGAGAGGATTAACAATTTTTTCGGTGCCTTTTATAATGGTCATGTGTAGATTGATTTTGCTTTCTAAGCTAACTAGTTAAATATTAAGCGCGAAAAATAATTATATCATTTATCCTTAAGAACATAGATTGATTTTAGATAAGAATATACTCTTGTTAACTTTATATTTCATTTTGATGAAAGAGGAAAATGATTCAACAATCCTTTGGTGGTGATTGGACGGAAGAAAAGTTAAATCGAGTTCGGAAATATTTGGTTGCTTACTCAACAATTATGAGTAAATATAAATTCCGCTATGCGTACATCGATGCTTTTGCTGGTACGGGATATAGAGAGCTTAAGGAAGATGACGAGGCAAGTACATTGATGCTACCTGAACTTGTAGATCAAGAATCAAAAAAACTATTTGATGGCTCTGCACGCATTGCACTTCAGACAAAACCGAGATTTACTAAATATATTTTTATTGAAAAAGATGAGAGTAAGATTGCTGAGCTCAATAAACTTAAAGCCGAGTTTACTACTCTAGCTGATGACATCACTATAATTCAGTCAGATGCAAATATGTACATAAACGAATTATGTGCCAAAAATTGGAAAACTAATCGTGCTGTACTTTTCTTAGATCCTTTTGGAATGCAAGTACCCTGGTCAACAATTACCTCAATTGCCAGAACTGAAGCTATTGACCTATGGTATCTATTTCCAATTGGTATAGCAGTTAATAGATTACTCAAAAAAGATGGCAACATAAAACCTTCAATCAGAAGAAGGTTGGATGAAGTTTTTGGTACACCAGAGTGGTATGAAACTTTTTATTCCATCAGAACAGAGAAAGACTTATTTGGAAATTATTCATTCCCTGAGAAAACAGCTAATTTTCAAGTAATTGCAAACTATTTTGTTGAACGTTTAAAGTCAGTGTTTGAAGGTGTTGCAGAAAACCCTCTTTTGCTAGTTAATTCGCAAAATAGTCCTTTGTACTTACTTTGCTTTGCTTCAGCTAATAAAAAAGGTGCTCCAACAGCAATCAAGATTGCACAACATATCTTGAAAAAGTGAAGAATAAAGATGTTACTTGGTGTGAGATACTGTGACTCTTTCAGATAAAGAGTAAAATTACTTACGCACTTGAGAATGACTAATATGCGATCGCCCCTATATTCATAGACTAGCCCTATGCTGCATATCGGATAATTTCAACTTCCGCGCCCTTACTGACAGCCATCTCAGCCCTTTCGAGAACTTGCTCAGTAATGGCATCACTCAAATAATACTCCCCGCAATTATCACAAACTTCGGCGGGAACTCGCTTAATAATCACAATACTCTCGTCCCGTTCTAGAGTCACAGTGACTAAACCAGGCTGCGTTTCTCCATGCTTACAACCCACATTCCGCCCTTTGACTGTCACAAGTAGATAATTTAGTGGAGGCAATCGAGGCAAACGCAACGTAAGTGGAGTTAAAGATAGCCTAGCCAGCTTTTTGGCCGAAACAGGATAATTGAACGGGAGTGGAAGGGCTAAGTCTTGGGGAGGGGGTGTGAAAGCAGCAGAAATGCAGGTAATGAACCTCGACCACTTGGGTCTGGTGGCAGGTATTATTGACGAAATCGGGCTGGTGGAACAAATAGACCTGCGGTTGGGGCAAGACAGCCGAGAAAAAGTCAGTGCAGGTCTTGTGGTCAAAGCAATGATTCTCAACGGACTGGGCTTTGTGTCAGCCCCACTGTACTTATTTAGTCGATTTTTTGAAGGGAAAGCTACAGAACACCTGATTGGAACCGGAGTCAAGCCAGAACATCTCAATGATGACCGCCTGGGACGAGTGCTTGATGAACTGTTCCTGGCAGGACTAACCCGTTGCTTCGTCAGCATTGCCATGAAAGCTATCGCCAAGTTTGGAGTGAGTATTGAGACAGCGCACTTAGACTCGACCTCATTTCATCTGCATGGCGAGTATGAAACAGCCAATGACGAAGTGGTAGTCACTCAAAAGACAGAAGATGGCACAAGAGTAGAAATTGAGGTAGCGCCGAAAGCGATTCACCTAACGTATGGATATTCTCGTGACCATAGAAGTGACCTCAAACAATTCGTGATGAATCTGATATGTGGTGGAGAGGGTGGTATACCGTTATTTTTAGAGATGGCAGATGGCAATCAAGACGACAAGACAAAGTTTGCCCATCTGTTTGAGGAGTTTCAGAAACAGTGGACTTTTGAGGGAATACACATAGCAGATAGTGCTTTGTACACTGCCGACAACCTCAAGCGGATGAAGCAGTTGAAATATCACACCCTAGAAGCAGTAGAAATCATTGAGCAAGACCATTACTCCCAACCGGGAAGACCAGCAAAGCAAACTCGACCCACTCACAAAACCTATCACATTCAAGCCACATTGGTAGTCAATGAAACTGTCCTAGAACAACAAAGACAGCAAGCGGGACGATTCATTCTCGCCACCAATGTCCTAGACAAGGAACAATTGAATAATGATGCAGTCCTGAGTGAGTACAAAGAGCAGCAGAGTACGGAACGGGGCTTTAGCTTTCTCAAAGACCCTCTGTTTTTTGCTGATAGTGTTTTCCTGAAAGACCCAGGTCGCATTGCTGCTGTAGGGATGGTTATGGGATTGTGTCTGTTGGTCTACAACTTGGGACAGGCAGCTTTACGTCAAGCCTTAGTTCAAGCTGATGAAAGCCTCCCTAATCAATTAAAAAGCCGACTCAGCGTCCCACCCTCCGCTGGATATTTCAGTGTTTCCAAGCGGTGCATTTGTTAGTGATTGATGGGGTTGAGCAAATTGCCAATCTTACCGATGAACGCTTAAAGATTTTGCGCTTTTTCTCTCAAGCTTGCCGGGACTACTATCTATTGTGCTGAGTTCTTCAAGTCATTGAAATACTTCAACAATTATTTCAGCAAAGTGATGCGTAGACGAGCTTTTTAGTTAACGCATCAGGCTTTTCCTGATAGGAAACAGTTCACTTTATGTTGCCAGTTACTTGACTTTTTATTGCTACTTGCTGCTTTTTGAGAACAAGCACCCGAAAAAAGTTAGCATCTCTCATCTCTAGAACGTTTCACTCGATTGAACTGGCCTGTGTTAGCCTTCAGTTCCACACAATTATCCGCTTGTGACAGTCAAAGGGCGGAATGTGGGTTACAAATTACACATCTCATAGTTCTATCTCCGAGTTCTAAAATCAGATGTCACCGATCCCGTAGTAGAATTTAATAAACCACAGATGCACAGAGGACACTGCGGTAAGAGCAAGAGAGAGTTATACATTTGAATGCAACTTGGTATCAGTCCCGTTAATTCACCTTAAACGACCCGACCTAAGAATACTAATCGCCAACCATAGACCCAAAAAACTGGCGGTAGCAAATAGTACATTACTAATCAAAGACAACTGACTCGTCTGTGCATTACTAGAAATAATGGCTGCGCCAATAATCAATGACCCAACCACCACACTAAATGACAGCCGATTTGCAGAATCATCCATACTGCGACGTAAAGGGTCAAGGTCGCGTATGGTGATATTCCACCTTAAAGTTTCTGAAGTAACCCGATCTAAGAGTAACTCCAACTGACGCGGAGATTGCAAAGATAAACTCTTGAGATCAAGGGCAGTTCTAAGAACTGTTTGTAAGGGATTATCTCCTAACAACTGACGACGGAATAAATCGGTCATCAGCGGCTTAATTTCGTCTAATAGGTTAATTTCCGGGTCAAAACTCCGAGCCACTCCTTCCAAATTAGCTAGGGTTTTTGCATACAAACCCATATTGCTAGGCAAGCGAATCTTGTTGTTACGAGCGACTTGCAGCACCTCATAAAAGACCTGGCTGAAGTTGATTTGCGACAGGCTGATATTGTAATACTTCCGCAACATGCGATCGTAGTCATTCGCCAGTCGCGATAAACTGACAGGCTGACCCGACTCCGCCAGTTCCAACGTGAGCTGAGCACATCTCTGGGCGTCTAAGTCTACAATCGCCAACAACATTTCCGTTAAAATCTGCTGTGTGCGCGGGTCTAAACGACCCACCATCCCACAGTCTAAGAGCGCAAGGCGACCATCGCTGAGATAAAACAAATTCCCTGGATGAGGATCGGCATGGAAAAAGCCGTCGATGTAGAGTTGCTGCAAGAAAGCGCGAAACAAAAGCGTGGTGAGTTCTTTTCGCTGCGTGTCTGCATCTTTCCC of the Allocoleopsis franciscana PCC 7113 genome contains:
- a CDS encoding dynamin-like GTPase family protein codes for the protein MTPILPQCQNLQEQVERLLELLHQEPSLRALPEDVTAVQASLRKAIAPTFEIVFAGAFSAGKSMLINALLERELLYSAEGHATGTECYIAHAEPDRERVVLTFLSEAEIREQVVALCQRLGLAAANINQPEAIDLLRQGCVLVLQQEGGESKSERAKQAKALDLLLGGFIENRDRINTLNNATYSMEQFHFSNLLEAAGYARRGSNSAVLKRIEYYCHHPLLQDGNVLIDTPGIDAPVQRDAELTYRKIEAPETSAVVCVLKPASAGDMTTEETELIEKMRGNPGIRDRVFYIFNRVDETWYNSQLRQRLDSLISTQFRDTPADRVYKTSGLLGFYGSQIKGTTGDVSEAVPNEFRFGLDSIFADSVKGTVGGEDTPQFVNEFLRYCANSGKLSPSRFRISVNSYETPNENYVRILTEQGTPLIEQLIQDSGIEEFRSAITRYLMEEKRPQLFANLADDLQPLCIGLKKHYLSVYRNLDSQPREIEAMKAKELEYLNQELQQVGKEFCRHIDEEMNLAVNNACPTFEADFRQLQTDMIQRLDELLHKFSVAEAYSRATRSHPRNATAPLIAVLVEALYSLANELEDVLVKSSQQVVSSFFQYLIERVRRADYYSQLYRLLGNDGGIEQKLKGVEKRVSDALVSAARTECDRFVRESPRFYDEGTFSIYQFRQTLQQTSQGYDAESMIEAEPAIRQLLKLDFEPKIDQTLRRSFRQTINQTLKTLLLPMADEQAEAILQQYPKARAYLEQTLEKEAEEKIKLNLKLQDEIEQKIADYNQAVTGINSCLQGMLLNRYQLAVVGESDLKAIPTYVESDDFDSSLNFTAVSNSIDATEAL
- a CDS encoding ABC1 kinase family protein, producing MFSLTQTTSRQREIIEVVFGNGWDYMRGLLTGGKTGKTDEPNLPPPAVLRKVLVELGPVYVKLGQLLSTRPDLLPGEYVEALTDLQANVPAVGWSEVEIQIRQQLRQPLEDVFSSINPQAVAAGSIAQTHRATLKTGQDVALKVQRPGIEVIVAQDIALIRSLAELVSRTNFGEDYDIVGLAEEFATALQAELDFSQEAGYTDQLRRNLSTSRWFDPTQIVVPEIYWDLTSKKLMVMEWLDGVPLLLAKLPAMRDGKDADTQRKELTTLLFRAFLQQLYIDGFFHADPHPGNLFYLSDGRLALLDCGMVGRLDPRTQQILTEMLLAIVDLDAQRCAQLTLELAESGQPVSLSRLANDYDRMLRKYYNISLSQINFSQVFYEVLQVARNNKIRLPSNMGLYAKTLANLEGVARSFDPEINLLDEIKPLMTDLFRRQLLGDNPLQTVLRTALDLKSLSLQSPRQLELLLDRVTSETLRWNITIRDLDPLRRSMDDSANRLSFSVVVGSLIIGAAIISSNAQTSQLSLISNVLFATASFLGLWLAISILRSGRLR
- a CDS encoding plasmid partition protein ParG → MSEAENPVFVRGRVPESVRARFKATCALEGRDMSDVLKELIEKWLEEHENPSPGGKKGKGD
- a CDS encoding three-Cys-motif partner protein TcmP, giving the protein MIQQSFGGDWTEEKLNRVRKYLVAYSTIMSKYKFRYAYIDAFAGTGYRELKEDDEASTLMLPELVDQESKKLFDGSARIALQTKPRFTKYIFIEKDESKIAELNKLKAEFTTLADDITIIQSDANMYINELCAKNWKTNRAVLFLDPFGMQVPWSTITSIARTEAIDLWYLFPIGIAVNRLLKKDGNIKPSIRRRLDEVFGTPEWYETFYSIRTEKDLFGNYSFPEKTANFQVIANYFVERLKSVFEGVAENPLLLVNSQNSPLYLLCFASANKKGAPTAIKIAQHILKK
- a CDS encoding SPL family radical SAM protein — encoded protein: MTIIKGTEKIVNPLQESALNKKGLCDYVVNVASGCLHGCTFCYVPSTPAIRTKQAQLREKGVSNPQMDWGQYLFVREDIPEKLEKVLSRKKSWRETDAGRGVVLLCSGTDPYQNKQTATVTRSAVQVLLKYNKRVRILTRGLLWVNDIDVLKCDNVIVGMSLPYLDDDLSRKIEPQSPPPTERYKALQEGHQAGCRLYVAMAPTPPTMTLDHFKRYLEKLMRINPEVIFWEPINARGTNGKRMLAAGLEFTSSIMSKQSWAETFKRQWEDIEAAAKDIGCLERLHIWPDPELRGYVDEAKLDKWLYTPTVEKWDYLTATQTKAKATQATRKNSKRTTASIR
- a CDS encoding type II toxin-antitoxin system MqsA family antitoxin, with translation MTVKGRNVGCKHGETQPGLVTVTLERDESIVIIKRVPAEVCDNCGEYYLSDAITEQVLERAEMAVSKGAEVEIIRYAA
- a CDS encoding APC family permease gives rise to the protein MEPNAEADSLKRVFGLPTLVIYGVGDILGAGIYAVIGKIAGLSGSLVWVSFLTAMTVAALTALSYAELGSRVPQSGGVATFIHRAFRKDWLSILVGWLMFCTCLVSMATLSKAFAGYLNAFAPGIPAWLIILALFSGLAFVNFRGMQESSALNIFCTALEVSGLVIVILVSALFIIGGGAGTGNPVTSPIPNTLAIGWTAIMQGAALAFYAFIGFEDIVNVAEEVKNPERNVPRAILFALGIAGVVYVLVSWLATNVLSPAALSASNAPLLDVVRRSQPNFPAVVFSLIALFAVLNTALLNFVTASRLLFGMSREGLLPAWLGKLHPRRATPYRTLLIILPIAIFLALSGTLQFLAGTTATLILAMFCLVNLSLLVIKRREPRTDGFQVPYLIPALALISNLVLVAFASRESHILALVFTGIGMLLILLRNAVSSGSRQLH